A single window of Burkholderiales bacterium DNA harbors:
- a CDS encoding DNA polymerase III subunit chi, translating into MTEVLFYTHVESKLQTACQLCAKALAKNMRVMILTPRAELTEKVSKMLWSVPSIGFYPHCRASDKLSAVTPIIVDHLTEPLVHDQVLINLRDETPPIFSRFRRLIEIVSLEEADRSAARERFRFYRDRGYEITTHPLGARQA; encoded by the coding sequence ATGACTGAGGTGCTGTTCTACACGCACGTGGAAAGCAAGCTGCAGACCGCCTGCCAGCTTTGCGCCAAGGCGCTGGCGAAGAACATGCGCGTGATGATTCTGACGCCGCGCGCCGAACTGACCGAGAAGGTATCGAAGATGTTGTGGAGCGTGCCCTCGATCGGTTTCTATCCGCACTGCCGTGCAAGCGACAAGCTCTCCGCCGTCACGCCCATCATCGTCGACCATCTCACCGAGCCGCTGGTGCACGATCAGGTGCTCATCAACCTGCGCGACGAGACGCCGCCGATCTTCAGCCGGTTCCGGCGCCTGATCGAGATCGTGAGCCTGGAGGAGGCGGATCGCAGCGCGGCGCGCGAGCGCTTCCGCTTCTACCGCGACCGGGGCTACGAGATCACGACGCATCCGCTCGGCGCGCGGCAAGCCTGA